A region of Halictus rubicundus isolate RS-2024b chromosome 17, iyHalRubi1_principal, whole genome shotgun sequence DNA encodes the following proteins:
- the LOC143362627 gene encoding peritrophin-1, whose translation MKAAFVVFAVLAVVALKVNADLTIVCSEDQVDGVIEYHPHPCVCNTYYVCMGTEPLPMSCPRGLHWNQEKKYCDWPGKAKCRKASNC comes from the exons ATGAAAG CCGCATTCGTTGTTTTCGCTGTTCTGGCGGTCGTCGCGTTGAAGGTGAACGCTGACCTGACTATAGTATGCAGCGAGGACCAAGTTGATGGTGTAATAGAGTACCATCCTCACCCATGCGTCTGCAACACCTACTACGTCTGTATGGGAACGGAACCACTCCCCATGTCTTGCCCCAGAGGTCTTCACTGGAACCAAGAGAAGAAGTACTGCGACTGGCCAGGCAAGGCTAAGTGCAGGAAAGCATCGAATTGTTAA
- the LOC143362537 gene encoding endochitinase-like → MKVAFVVFAVLAVVVLKVNAVPAVPSVVCSEDQVEGKIEYHPDPCNCNNYYVCMGTEPVLKSCPRGLRWNQKKEICDWPGPIHCRKASNC, encoded by the exons ATGAAAG TCGCATTCGTTGTTTTCGCCGTTCTGGCGGTCGTCGTGTTGAAGGTGAACGCTGTCCCGGCTGTCCCGTCTGTAGTATGCAGCGAGGACCAAGTTGAGGGTAAAATAGAGTACCATCCTGACCCATGCAACTGTAACAACTACTACGTCTGTATGGGAACGGAACCAGTCCTCAAGTCTTGCCCCAGAGGTCTTCGCTGGAACCAAAAGAAGGAGATCTGCGACTGGCCAGGACCGATTCACTGCAGAAAAGCATCCAATTGTTAA
- the LOC143362628 gene encoding peritrophin-1-like, protein MKVAFVVFAVLAVVVLKVNAVPAVPAVPAVVCSEDQVEGKIEYHPHPCNCNTYYVCLGTEPIPMPCPRGLHWNQKKEICDFPGPAHCRKASNC, encoded by the exons ATGAAAG TCGCATTCGTTGTTTTCGCCGTTCTGGCGGTCGTCGTGTTGAAGGTGAACGCTGTCCCGGCTGTCCCGGCTGTCCCGGCTGTAGTATGCAGCGAGGACCAAGTTGAGGGTAAAATAGAGTACCATCCTCACCCATGCAACTGTAACACCTACTACGTCTGTTTGGGAACGGAACCAATCCCCATGCCTTGCCCCAGAGGTCTTCACTGGAACCAAAAGAAGGAGATCTGCGACTTTCCAGGACCGGCTCACTGCAGAAAAGCATCCAATTGTTAA